From a single Candidatus Margulisiibacteriota bacterium genomic region:
- a CDS encoding 6-carboxytetrahydropterin synthase — protein sequence MSNNKYTSIVKLDFQYAHRFMKWPREAKHLHGHSGLLELELEDTVDSVTGFAHACKDGFKKAWEVCDHFHHASLFQEGDPLLEAVLAVYKQEDINNDLENCVPLKKINHALAWSYPEYRIVVTKKVSTCENLCELFYELLKDKMPIKKITFRSSSMNAASKEFK from the coding sequence ATGTCAAACAATAAGTACACATCAATAGTAAAGCTTGATTTCCAGTACGCACATAGGTTCATGAAATGGCCAAGAGAAGCAAAACACCTTCACGGTCACTCCGGTCTTTTAGAACTTGAGCTTGAAGATACAGTGGATTCGGTAACAGGATTTGCGCATGCTTGCAAAGATGGATTCAAAAAAGCATGGGAGGTTTGTGACCATTTTCACCATGCATCATTATTTCAAGAAGGCGACCCACTTCTTGAGGCTGTTCTTGCCGTATACAAACAAGAAGACATTAACAACGACTTAGAGAATTGTGTTCCTCTTAAAAAAATAAACCATGCACTTGCTTGGTCTTATCCAGAATACAGAATAGTTGTAACAAAAAAAGTTTCTACTTGTGAGAATCTTTGCGAGCTTTTTTACGAACTTCTTAAAGACAAGATGCCAATCAAAAAAATTACTTTCCGCTCATCTTCTATGAATGCAGCCTCAAAGGAATTCAAATAA
- a CDS encoding multidrug efflux SMR transporter, translated as MNWILLTIAGLFEVGFAICLGNAKEATGIVATYWYGGFLLCLTISMLLLVKVTQELPIGTAYAVWTGIGAVGTVLIGIIIFKEPADFWRLFFITTLIVSIIGLKFVSH; from the coding sequence ATGAATTGGATTTTATTAACTATAGCAGGACTATTTGAAGTTGGATTTGCAATATGTCTTGGTAATGCAAAAGAAGCAACAGGAATAGTTGCAACGTATTGGTATGGGGGATTTTTACTTTGCCTCACAATCAGTATGTTATTACTTGTTAAGGTAACACAGGAATTACCTATTGGAACTGCATATGCAGTATGGACAGGAATCGGAGCTGTTGGTACTGTTTTAATTGGGATAATCATCTTTAAAGAACCTGCTGATTTTTGGAGACTTTTTTTCATAACAACACTAATTGTCTCAATTATTGGACTTAAGTTTGTATCGCATTAA
- a CDS encoding metallophosphoesterase, which produces MNKPIENITFYARYISMQKKLISLNQKTLALKRVIVDTYTMYHSEINIINKGKESLYIEPTNTALSSNNYSILKRVQRLFMVPKKLAITGRLFAIGDVHGSYTKLVKLAHMLDFAKEDIVIFLGDIIDRGLNTRDAIDFLENLKTKTNLVCLGGNHEAMFLQSQTSWVLNGGLETLLSYGATLSFHNVTKDEFFLNFEIPAVIANKLWQKMNKHGLANNQGTIINDYPNLKLLMQLILIHGERYGGDFANHIVQATNIQPLMQHAKFFQELRDFARTDGSWQTHYHFSHAGINPNQKSDLDCMLGISETRSPLLNSDYKSKYKYIFGHTPVNAMNLHYFNYDYAKIPFQSYRPYISDTCVNLDTEAFRNGPLTAIELPSESFHFSF; this is translated from the coding sequence ATGAACAAACCCATTGAGAATATTACATTCTATGCACGATATATTTCTATGCAGAAAAAACTAATATCTTTAAATCAAAAAACATTAGCACTAAAAAGAGTTATTGTTGACACCTATACTATGTATCATTCTGAAATAAATATTATTAATAAAGGGAAAGAGTCTTTATATATAGAACCCACTAATACTGCGCTATCAAGCAACAACTATTCTATTTTAAAAAGGGTTCAACGATTATTTATGGTGCCCAAAAAACTAGCAATAACAGGAAGGCTTTTTGCAATTGGTGATGTCCATGGCAGTTATACAAAATTAGTTAAACTTGCTCATATGCTTGATTTTGCGAAAGAAGATATTGTTATTTTTCTAGGAGACATAATTGATAGAGGTTTAAATACAAGAGATGCAATCGATTTCTTGGAAAACTTGAAAACCAAAACAAATTTAGTGTGTTTAGGCGGCAACCATGAAGCGATGTTTTTACAATCACAAACCTCCTGGGTTTTAAATGGTGGGCTAGAAACTCTACTCAGCTATGGTGCAACATTATCATTTCACAATGTCACAAAAGATGAGTTTTTCTTAAACTTTGAAATACCGGCAGTAATCGCAAATAAACTCTGGCAAAAAATGAATAAACATGGCTTAGCCAACAACCAAGGAACCATTATAAATGATTATCCGAACCTTAAATTATTAATGCAACTAATTCTTATCCACGGGGAAAGGTACGGAGGCGACTTTGCTAACCACATAGTGCAAGCGACGAACATTCAACCATTAATGCAACATGCTAAATTTTTTCAAGAGCTACGTGACTTTGCCCGGACAGATGGAAGTTGGCAAACACATTACCATTTCTCACATGCAGGGATTAATCCAAATCAAAAAAGTGATCTAGACTGTATGCTAGGAATAAGCGAGACCAGAAGCCCTTTATTAAATTCTGATTACAAAAGTAAATATAAATATATTTTTGGGCACACACCTGTAAATGCTATGAATTTGCATTATTTCAACTATGACTATGCAAAAATACCTTTTCAGAGCTACAGACCTTATATTTCAGACACTTGCGTTAACCTTGACACTGAGGCTTTTCGCAATGGACCTCTCACGGCGATAGAACTACCCTCAGAATCTTTTCACTTTAGTTTTTAA
- a CDS encoding ferritin: MLNKKMQDAINDQINFELYSGYIYLAMSAYFESISLKGMASWMRVQAMEEQAHAKKFYDFVIDRGGKVFLSAIGDPGKEWKSPIDAFQFSLEHETKVTARIGKLMDLAYELKDHASASFLQWFIDEQVEEEASFDDIIQTLKLAGDSAGLFMIDKDLATRVFVPPMGITL; the protein is encoded by the coding sequence ATGTTAAACAAAAAAATGCAAGATGCGATTAATGACCAAATCAACTTCGAACTATATTCAGGATACATATATCTAGCAATGTCTGCTTACTTTGAATCAATCAGCCTCAAAGGAATGGCTAGTTGGATGAGAGTTCAAGCAATGGAAGAGCAAGCTCATGCTAAAAAATTCTATGATTTTGTAATAGATAGAGGAGGGAAGGTCTTCCTTTCTGCTATTGGCGACCCAGGCAAAGAATGGAAAAGCCCAATTGATGCTTTCCAATTTTCCCTTGAACATGAAACCAAAGTAACCGCACGTATTGGAAAACTAATGGACCTAGCTTATGAACTAAAAGACCATGCTAGTGCTAGCTTTCTACAATGGTTTATTGATGAACAAGTAGAAGAAGAAGCAAGTTTTGATGATATTATCCAAACCCTAAAACTTGCGGGTGATTCAGCTGGTCTTTTTATGATAGACAAAGACCTTGCTACTAGAGTTTTTGTTCCTCCTATGGGAATAACACTATAG
- a CDS encoding Fur family transcriptional regulator: MNYQDNNEETVAQKLRKANLKITPQRMAILSELIHNSNHPTADTVYQKIKQKLPNISFDTVNRTLITFTRNSIIKRTEDQDGAKRYDPKTEPHHHFHCIVCNRIIDFMNTEYNMVKLPESITKKHQVLSQKIVLDGICENCKNKSNNNGQNIY, encoded by the coding sequence ATGAACTATCAGGATAATAATGAAGAAACGGTTGCGCAAAAATTAAGGAAAGCCAATCTAAAAATCACACCTCAAAGAATGGCAATTTTAAGCGAGCTTATCCACAACAGCAATCACCCCACCGCAGACACTGTTTACCAAAAAATTAAACAAAAATTACCTAATATATCATTTGATACTGTTAATAGAACATTAATTACTTTTACTAGGAATAGCATTATTAAACGTACTGAAGACCAAGATGGAGCAAAAAGATATGACCCAAAGACAGAACCGCACCATCATTTTCACTGTATAGTGTGCAATAGGATTATTGATTTTATGAACACGGAATATAATATGGTTAAACTACCAGAAAGTATAACCAAAAAACATCAAGTATTGAGCCAAAAAATTGTTTTAGACGGAATATGCGAAAATTGTAAAAACAAAAGCAATAACAACGGTCAAAATATTTATTAA
- a CDS encoding glutamate--tRNA ligase encodes MIITRFAPSPTGNLHIGGARTALFNYLYAKHCKGKFLLRFEDTDVERSKEEYATQIKKSLKWIGINWDNEEVPYQSKRLQVYASYKDHLIEKGLAYKKDGAIYLKGKDNVEDFVIWRSDGMPIFHFTVVIDDHDMHVNCIIRGVDHLTNTEKHKIIYDYLDFPKPEWHHIPLIVDENSKPLSKRRDDASVTFYQEKEYLPEAVMNYLARLGWGHENQEIFSEKELVELFDVNKVSKNPAKIDFKKLNWLNSQYISNADASMFKKYQQYSNIQKSIDNAERSDLYKELMKKVQIKAFSVQELNELLHPFVNDFLAGEELLKEHQVFILSLLPQIKKVLENIPQEKWTESELDEKLSQLMTLNQITFKDIAMPLRELITGQKKSLGIGEILFYLGRKTALSRLQIL; translated from the coding sequence ATGATAATTACTCGCTTTGCACCAAGCCCAACAGGGAATTTACATATCGGAGGAGCTAGAACGGCTCTTTTTAACTATTTGTATGCCAAGCATTGTAAGGGGAAATTTCTTCTACGTTTTGAAGATACTGATGTAGAAAGGTCTAAAGAAGAATATGCAACGCAGATAAAAAAATCACTTAAATGGATAGGTATAAATTGGGATAATGAAGAAGTTCCATACCAATCCAAAAGGCTGCAAGTATATGCTTCTTATAAAGACCATCTTATCGAAAAGGGACTTGCTTACAAAAAGGACGGAGCCATTTACTTAAAAGGAAAAGACAATGTCGAAGATTTCGTTATCTGGAGATCTGACGGTATGCCAATTTTTCATTTTACTGTTGTAATTGATGACCATGATATGCACGTTAACTGCATTATTCGTGGTGTTGACCATTTAACTAATACTGAAAAACATAAAATTATTTATGACTATTTGGATTTCCCAAAACCTGAGTGGCACCACATACCCTTAATTGTAGATGAAAACAGTAAACCGCTTAGCAAAAGAAGAGATGATGCAAGCGTTACTTTCTACCAAGAGAAAGAATATTTACCAGAAGCTGTCATGAATTACTTAGCGAGACTTGGATGGGGGCATGAAAATCAAGAAATTTTTTCAGAAAAAGAATTAGTCGAACTATTTGACGTTAATAAAGTATCAAAAAACCCTGCCAAAATTGATTTTAAAAAGCTTAATTGGTTAAACTCTCAATATATTAGCAATGCTGATGCTTCTATGTTTAAAAAATATCAACAATACTCCAATATTCAAAAATCAATAGATAACGCTGAACGTTCTGACTTATACAAAGAATTAATGAAAAAAGTACAAATAAAAGCATTTAGCGTCCAAGAACTAAATGAATTACTGCACCCTTTTGTTAATGATTTTCTTGCAGGAGAAGAACTGCTTAAAGAACATCAAGTTTTTATCCTCAGTCTGCTACCACAAATCAAAAAAGTATTAGAAAATATCCCACAGGAAAAATGGACAGAGAGTGAGTTAGATGAAAAACTTAGCCAGCTTATGACGCTCAACCAGATTACATTTAAAGATATAGCCATGCCACTAAGAGAACTTATAACAGGCCAAAAAAAATCACTTGGTATCGGAGAAATACTCTTTTACTTAGGCAGAAAAACAGCACTGAGCAGATTACAAATACTTTAG
- a CDS encoding flavin reductase family protein: MDKSALFKLGYGVYIVSSFLDKKYNGQIATVVFQVTSQPARIATCINKENLTHGYIEKSGFFGVSVLEQDTPIPFIGKFGFKSGRDKNKFEDTKYEIGETGTPLVTENSVAIMEAKVINQMDIGTHTMFIGEIQGCKNLSNDIPLTYDYYHNVKKMKSPKAAPTYNG; encoded by the coding sequence GTGGATAAGTCCGCTCTTTTTAAATTAGGTTATGGTGTTTATATTGTAAGCTCATTTCTTGATAAAAAATATAATGGTCAAATAGCAACTGTTGTCTTCCAGGTAACTTCTCAGCCTGCAAGAATAGCGACCTGCATTAACAAGGAAAATCTGACTCATGGATACATAGAAAAGAGTGGCTTTTTTGGTGTTTCCGTTTTGGAACAAGACACACCAATACCCTTCATAGGTAAATTTGGATTTAAAAGTGGTAGAGATAAGAACAAATTCGAAGACACTAAGTATGAAATCGGCGAAACTGGTACTCCGTTAGTAACTGAAAACTCTGTAGCTATTATGGAAGCAAAAGTTATTAATCAGATGGATATTGGAACCCACACTATGTTTATTGGTGAAATCCAAGGTTGTAAAAACTTATCAAACGACATTCCTCTAACTTATGACTATTATCATAATGTAAAGAAAATGAAATCACCAAAGGCAGCACCGACCTATAATGGCTAA